The proteins below are encoded in one region of Balaenoptera ricei isolate mBalRic1 chromosome 6, mBalRic1.hap2, whole genome shotgun sequence:
- the LOC132367372 gene encoding uncharacterized protein LOC132367372 isoform X1, with product MALGEATSDPWVLSSTCPALSLHLTSSLPSLSSGSPPSGCFFSSYFLATLPLLPVLNVGAPTALSAWTTLPGGELSHHDHRGDVQTCTPALASLLTHRANRLLVSWCLCWDTLLAPQTQHVRIGTPNETSSWAAHLGDITVSRQPGVRQTTVPFQVLAQMPPPFDSPGSLRCPFSYGPSGAYTGTMKLLRVPWSHRCGQTSSVAAVSGSPRSEITVSAELVPSTALGRICSSLSSGVWGGHDPWCSLACSCITLTSASVSTWPSPHGGLLGQGSLWVDPEGNILFFRRAASSLPRMKTYQLTR from the exons ATGGCTCTGGGTGAGGCCACCTCTGACCCCTGGGTCCTCTCGTCCACTTGTCCGGCTCTTAGTCTTCATCTTACCTCCTCCTtaccctctctctcctctggttCACCACCTTCTGGCTGCTTCTTCTCCAGCTACTTCTTGGCAACTCTTCCTTTGCTCCCTGTCCTGAATGTTGGTGCACCCACAGCTCTTTCTGCATGGACCACCCTCCCTGGGGGGGAACTCAGCCACCACGACCACAGGGGTGATGTCCAAACCTGCACCCCAGCTCTGGCTTCTCTCCTGACCCACAGAGCCAACCGCCTCCTGGTGTCCTGGTGTCTTTGCTGGGACACCCTTCTGGCCCCGCAGACTCAGCACGTCCGCATCGGAACACCTAACGAGACTTCCTCTTGGGCTGCCCATCTTGGGGACATCACCGTCAGCCGCCAACCAGGCGTGAG GCAAACTACTGTTCCTTTTCAAGTCTTGGCTCAGATGCCACCTCCCTTTGACTCCCCTGGAAGTCTCAGGTGCCCCTTCTCCTATGGTCCTAGTGGAGCTTATACAGGCACCATGAAA CTACTCCGAGTTCCTTGGAGCCATCGCTGCGGGCAGACATCCTCCGTGGCCGCAG tttccGGAAGCCCAAGGTCTGAAATCACGGTATCTGCAGAGTTGGTTCCATCTACAGCCCTGGGAAGAATCTGTTCCAGCCTCTCTTCTGGCGTGTGGGGTGGTCAtgatccttggtgttccttggcttgtagctgtaTCACTCTGACCTCAGCCTCTGTCTCCACGTGGCCTTCTCCCCATGGGGGTCTCCTCG GGCAAGGTTCTCTCTGGGTGGATCCAGAAGGTAACATCCTATTTTTCAGAAGAGCAGCATCTTCTCTCCCCAGGATGAAGACCTATCAGCTTACGAG
- the LOC132367372 gene encoding uncharacterized protein LOC132367372 isoform X3 yields the protein MALGEATSDPWVLSSTCPALSLHLTSSLPSLSSGSPPSGCFFSSYFLATLPLLPVLNVGAPTALSAWTTLPGGELSHHDHRGDVQTCTPALASLLTHRANRLLVSWCLCWDTLLAPQTQHVRIGTPNETSSWAAHLGDITVSRQPGVRQTTVPFQVLAQMPPPFDSPGSLRCPFSYGPSGAYTGTMKLLRVPWSHRCGQTSSVAADARGELPHHAVCRHHLGHTPGLVHTGALMVYTADCW from the exons ATGGCTCTGGGTGAGGCCACCTCTGACCCCTGGGTCCTCTCGTCCACTTGTCCGGCTCTTAGTCTTCATCTTACCTCCTCCTtaccctctctctcctctggttCACCACCTTCTGGCTGCTTCTTCTCCAGCTACTTCTTGGCAACTCTTCCTTTGCTCCCTGTCCTGAATGTTGGTGCACCCACAGCTCTTTCTGCATGGACCACCCTCCCTGGGGGGGAACTCAGCCACCACGACCACAGGGGTGATGTCCAAACCTGCACCCCAGCTCTGGCTTCTCTCCTGACCCACAGAGCCAACCGCCTCCTGGTGTCCTGGTGTCTTTGCTGGGACACCCTTCTGGCCCCGCAGACTCAGCACGTCCGCATCGGAACACCTAACGAGACTTCCTCTTGGGCTGCCCATCTTGGGGACATCACCGTCAGCCGCCAACCAGGCGTGAG GCAAACTACTGTTCCTTTTCAAGTCTTGGCTCAGATGCCACCTCCCTTTGACTCCCCTGGAAGTCTCAGGTGCCCCTTCTCCTATGGTCCTAGTGGAGCTTATACAGGCACCATGAAA CTACTCCGAGTTCCTTGGAGCCATCGCTGCGGGCAGACATCCTCCGTGGCCGCAG ACGCACGTGGCGAGCTGCCACACCATGCTGTGTGCCGTCACCACCTTGGACATACCCCAGGGTTGGTGCACACAGGTGCACTGATGGTGTACACTGCGGACTGTTGGTGA